The proteins below are encoded in one region of Vespa velutina chromosome 11, iVesVel2.1, whole genome shotgun sequence:
- the LOC124952945 gene encoding uncharacterized protein LOC124952945 isoform X1, with amino-acid sequence MKIPTLIFLCMVFICGLHGLSDAASIPTGKTMDTTGNVTSTNKYIIPMINNNGTNIINILVQMIIETIHSIGQAIQNLLGGLLSPILNVLKRSLKLLEELLSEIMSILTPSFNQIFNSVYRFLKQLLDYLEGTSNNSESISSNTSLLSSSLLPQLLSPLSSSSQSPSTSTSKQSSSQSSLPSPPFFSLPSIYRVNENPI; translated from the exons ATGAAAATTCCAACGTTAATATTCTTGTGCATGGTGTTCATCTGTGGACTCCATGGTCTATCTGATGCAGCCAGTATCCCAACAGGAAAAACTATGGATACTACAG GCAACGTGACGTCAACCAACAAATATATCATcccaatgataaataataatggaacCAATATTATCAACATTCTTGTACAAATGATAATCGAAACGATTCATTCGATCGGCCAAGCAATTCAAAATCTACTTGGTGGACTTCTCTCACCAATTCTAAATGTCTTAAAAAGGAGTCTAAAACTATTGGAAGAATTATTGTCCGAGATTATGAGTATTTTGACACCATCGTTCaatcaaattttcaattcCGTTTACCGTTTTCTGAAGCAACTGCTTGATTATCTTGAAGGCACTTCGAACAATTCGGAATCCATTTCCTCTAatacatcattattatcatcgtcattattaccGCAACTATTATCACCACTATCATCATCGTCACAATCGCcatcaacatcaacatcaaAACAGTCATCATCACAATCATCATTACCATCaccaccttttttttctttaccgaGTATTTATCGTGTTAATGAAAATCCCATATAA
- the LOC124952872 gene encoding small glutamine-rich tetratricopeptide repeat-containing protein alpha isoform X1: protein MAVKGLVAAIVQFLTHQLEDGDITADSRESLEVAIQCLETAYSVQASDTPAKFNLYEVYKAAVENAKPDLGPEATPEAKAEAERYKNEGNALVKAEKLEEAINNYTKAIELNAHNAVYYCNRAAVYSKLGNHHQAIKDCHTALSIDPMYSKAYGRLGLAYSSLERHKEAKESYQKALEMEPDNESHRNNLQLAEEKLARQCVCNMGLGGTTGSDLSAMYNNPPLMNMIEQILSNPAMQDVINNLISRTNVEHRERRMEALIEAGLQLVQEMQSENLDLLMDTIRRQMGGNPNDPDPPQHN from the exons ATGGCTGTCAAAGGATTAGTTGCTGCGATAGTTCAATTTCTGACCCATCAGTTGGAGGATGGGGATATTACAGCAGATTCGCGTGAAAGTCTTGAAGTAGCGATTCAATGTTTAGAAACAGCGTATAGCGTACAAGCTAGTGATACTCCtgcaaaatttaatttgtatgaAGTTTACAAGGCTGCTGTAGAAAATGCTAAGCCAGACCTTGGTCCAGAAGCTACGCCAGAGGCAAAAGCTGAAGCTGAAAGATATAAGAATGAGGGTAATGCTCTGGTAAAAGCAGAAAAACTTGAAGAAGCCATTAACAATTATACCAa ggCAATTGAATTGAATGCACATAATGCAGTTTATTATTGCAATCGAGCTGCAGTCTACAGCAAACTTGGAAATCATCATCAAGCTATTAAAGATTGTCATACtgcattatcgatcgatcctatGTATAGTAAAGCATACGGACGTTTAGGCTTGGCGTACTCGAGTTTAGAGAGGCACAAAGAAGCCAAGGAAAGTTATCAAAAGGCTTTGGAGATGGAACCGGATAATGAAAGTCATAGAAACAATTTGCAGCTAGCAGAAGAGAAATTGGCTCGACAATGTGTTTGTAATATGGGATTGGGAGGAACAACAGGATCAGATTTAAGTGCTATGTATAATAATCCTCCTCTAATGAATATGATAGAgcaaatattatcaaatccAGCCATGCAGGATGTAATAAACAATCTCATCTCAAGGACGAACGTTGAACATAGAGAACGGCGTATGGAAGCATTAATTGAAGC gGGATTACAATTAGTACAGGAAATGCAGAGTGAAAATCTAGATTTATTGATGGATACTATAAGAAGACAAATGGGAGGAAACCCTAATGATCCTGATCCACCGCagcataattaa
- the LOC124952869 gene encoding midnolin homolog isoform X2: MEGSSQPPPSSSDIMMGKENEEESKICRNVEKSAAAAAAAAAAAAAAAALVVTSSSVSSSFSSSTSSSTSSSSSVSSSSLSSASSTFSSSSSSCFSSSSSSSSSSSSSSSSISYWSNSPDATLPNEPDYRGRASNLRSNSSSPIPITSPSPPGCGCVAAAAVEPDEITISITPTTGGQFDLTVDRSETIENLKKIISKRLKVAKERICLLHLERQLRDGTLEENRLQDGSRLTLLPSVETGLLAQRPEQSVMQALESLNDSQVNDFLSGKAPLNLTMRLGDHMMLIQLQLSTVRVPLPGSNQTNGSGTTSLTVGGNNGGGNGPNLSTNHVSPSLQSRRSTVLAARSTASSTAKLQRGSAAARTSSLVSRLASALHAAASCSTSLSTATKTTSSVCSSRATTAFSATNCSSMCQSRLLYHHHRYHNHHHHHHHHHHRHHSRYKPTCTSSCTSPSPSTSSPSSFPFSSSSSTSSSSSSLPSSLASPSSLSSPSGTISSSSTTCSTTTAAAAAAAAAAAAAAAAAATNAATAAATAAAAAAAAAAATAAAVATTTTTTTSSSTISIDHLQQSTSINYTCSESTSSSYDSTTPASKKLCTAHHVHQSTLETSKRNGEDGTDITTQTSPLPSLMDKSAKLALDTRALAEASRNLTQKLKQLSSEENARHRQGAMIESMHHHGKGVYSGTFSGTINPALQDRHGRPKRDISTIIHILNDLLCATPAATAGHYRHHHRHSNSRQQCPSSSNGAPTSGTGTSVGVGCHDSNTSGHSLEELSKENEATKGKMRRLRLVMEQRRTKRKARREARAAPHAPQWAAMTPDPISNHDASAATASASSNSNTAESQNEPELQPCSPEPVVA, from the exons ATGGAAGGTAGTTCTCAGCCACCGCCGTCGTCATCGGATATAATGATGGGAAAGGAGAACGAGGAAGAATCAAAGATATGTAGAAACGTCGAAAAGTCTGctgctgccgccgccgccgccgccgccgctgcTGCTGCAGCTGCCGCCTTGGTGGTGACCTCCTCTTCTGTCTCGTCCTCCTTCTCGTCCTCCACCTCGtcctccacctcttcttcctcttccgtCTCGTCTTCGTCACTATCCTCCGCCTCTTCTACCTTCtcctcgtcttcgtcttcttgcttctcctcctcttcctcctcctcctcttcctcctcctcatcctcctcttccatATCCTACTGGTCAAATTCACCTGATGCAACGTTACCGAACGAACCGGACTATCGTGGCCGGGCTTCAAATCTAAGATCTAATTCTTCTTCCCCGATCCCAATCACATCTCCGTCCCCGCCAGGGTGTGGCTGCGTCGCGGCCGCAGCCGTCGAACCCGACGAGATCACGATCAGCATCACCCCGACAACTGGTGGACAATTTGATCTTACGGTCGATCGTTCCGAAACTATCGAAAATCTTAAGAAGATCATTTCAAAGAGACTCAAGGTCGCTAAAGAACGCATCTGTTTGTTGCACCTCGAGAG aCAGCTACGCGATGGAACTCTTGAGGAAAATCGTTTGCAAGATGGAAGTAGACTCACATTATTGCCAAGTGTGGAAACAGGATTATTG gCACAACGCCCAGAGCAAAGCGTAATGCAAGCATTGGAGAGTTTAAATGACTCGCAGGTGAACGACTTCTTGTCTGGAAAGGCACCTCTAAATCTGACGATGCGGTTGGGCGATCACATGATGCTGATTCAACTGCAGTTATCGACGGTGAGAGTGCCTTTACCAGGTAGCAATCAAACGAACGGCAGCGGTACTACTAGCTTGACCGTCGGCGGAAACAACGGCGGTGGAAACGGACCGAATCTTTCGACGAATCACGTTTCGCCCTCACTTCAAAGTAGGCGATCAACGGTGTTGGCGGCACGTTCTACAGCGAGTTCTACGGCGAAACTTCAACGAGGAAGCGCAGCAGCCCGTACGTCCTCCCTCGTAAGCCGTTTGGCATCGGCTTTACATGCTGCGGCGAGCTGCAGCACAAGTTTATCGACAGCGACCAAAACGACAAGTTCAGTCTGTTCCAGTCGCGCTACCACTGCGTTTTCGGCTACCAACTGTTCGAGTATGTGCCAGTCTCGACTTctctatcatcatcatcgttaccacaatcatcatcatcatcatcaccaccaccatcaccgccATCATTCGAGGTATAAGCCAACTTGTACCTCGTCCTGTACTTCTCCCTCCCCTTCAAcatcctctccctcttcttttcctttttcctcttcttcttctacctcctcctcctcctcctctctacCATCATCTCTCGCCTCACCCTCATCTCTCTCCTCACCCTCCGGCACCATCTCCTCTTCTTCAACCACCTGCTCCACTACTactgccgccgccgccgccgccgcagCCGCAGCCGCagccgctgctgctgccgctgccACTAATGCTGCCACTGCCGCCGCCACTGCTGCAGCCGccgccgctgctgctgctgctgctactgctgccgCTGTtgctaccactactactactactacctcATCCTCGACCATTTCCATCGACCATTTGCAACAATCTACCTCCATCAATTACACTTGCTCTGAGTCAACCTCCTCGTCGTACGACTCTACGACGCCAGCGAGCAAAAAGCTTTGCACCGCTCATCACGTGCATCAATCGACGCTCGAAACATCGAAGAGAAACGGAGAGGATGGCACGGATATCACGACGCAGACTTCTCCTCTACCCTCCCTCATGGACAAAAGTGCCAAGCTCGCCCTAGACACCCGAGCGTTAGCCGAGGCATCCCGTAATTTGACGCAGAAACTGAAGCAGCTCTCCTCTGAG GAAAATGCGAGACACAGGCAAGGAGCGATGATAGAAAGTATGCATCATCATGGGAAGGGAGTATATTCTGGAACCTTCAGTGGGACCATCAATCCAGCGCTTCAGGATCGACATGGTCGTCCCAAAAGAGATATTAGtactattattcatattttaaatgatttgttATGCGCTACACCTGCCGCTACAGCAGGGCATTATAGGCATCATCATAGGCATTCGAATAGCCGTCAACAATGTCCTTCTTCATCTAATGGAGCACCAACTTCAGGAACTGGAACTTCTGTTGGTGTAGGCTGTCATGATTCAAACACATCAGGACATTCTTTGG AAgaattatcgaaagaaaacgaagctACTAAGGGAAAAATGCGGCGTTTGCGTTTAGTCATGGAACAACGTCGTACTAAAAGAAAAGCTAGACGGGAAGCACGTGCAGCACCGCATGCTCCACAGTGGGCTGCTATGACACCCGATCCTATTTCAAATCATGATGCAAGTGCTGCAACAGCATCTGCTTCGAGCAACTCCAATACGGCTGAATCGCAAAACGAACCGGAACTTCAACCGTGTAGTCCCGAACCAGTTGTTgcttga
- the LOC124952872 gene encoding small glutamine-rich tetratricopeptide repeat-containing protein alpha isoform X2, with the protein MAVKGLVAAIVQFLTHQLEDGDITADSRESLEVAIQCLETAYSVQASDTPAKFNLYEVYKAAVENAKPDLGPEATPEAKAEAERYKNEGNALVKAEKLEEAINNYTKAIELNAHNAVYYCNRAAVYSKLGNHHQAIKDCHTALSIDPMYSKAYGRLGLAYSSLERHKEAKESYQKALEMEPDNESHRNNLQLAEEKLARQCVCNMGLGGTTGSDLSAMYNNPPLMNMIEQILSNPAMQDVINNLISRTNVEHRERRDYN; encoded by the exons ATGGCTGTCAAAGGATTAGTTGCTGCGATAGTTCAATTTCTGACCCATCAGTTGGAGGATGGGGATATTACAGCAGATTCGCGTGAAAGTCTTGAAGTAGCGATTCAATGTTTAGAAACAGCGTATAGCGTACAAGCTAGTGATACTCCtgcaaaatttaatttgtatgaAGTTTACAAGGCTGCTGTAGAAAATGCTAAGCCAGACCTTGGTCCAGAAGCTACGCCAGAGGCAAAAGCTGAAGCTGAAAGATATAAGAATGAGGGTAATGCTCTGGTAAAAGCAGAAAAACTTGAAGAAGCCATTAACAATTATACCAa ggCAATTGAATTGAATGCACATAATGCAGTTTATTATTGCAATCGAGCTGCAGTCTACAGCAAACTTGGAAATCATCATCAAGCTATTAAAGATTGTCATACtgcattatcgatcgatcctatGTATAGTAAAGCATACGGACGTTTAGGCTTGGCGTACTCGAGTTTAGAGAGGCACAAAGAAGCCAAGGAAAGTTATCAAAAGGCTTTGGAGATGGAACCGGATAATGAAAGTCATAGAAACAATTTGCAGCTAGCAGAAGAGAAATTGGCTCGACAATGTGTTTGTAATATGGGATTGGGAGGAACAACAGGATCAGATTTAAGTGCTATGTATAATAATCCTCCTCTAATGAATATGATAGAgcaaatattatcaaatccAGCCATGCAGGATGTAATAAACAATCTCATCTCAAGGACGAACGTTGAACATAGAGAACGGC gGGATTACAATTAG
- the LOC124952869 gene encoding midnolin homolog isoform X1, producing the protein MEGSSQPPPSSSDIMMGKENEEESKICRNVEKSAAAAAAAAAAAAAAAALVVTSSSVSSSFSSSTSSSTSSSSSVSSSSLSSASSTFSSSSSSCFSSSSSSSSSSSSSSSSISYWSNSPDATLPNEPDYRGRASNLRSNSSSPIPITSPSPPGCGCVAAAAVEPDEITISITPTTGGQFDLTVDRSETIENLKKIISKRLKVAKERICLLHLERQLRDGTLEENRLQDGSRLTLLPSVETGLLAQRPEQSVMQALESLNDSQVNDFLSGKAPLNLTMRLGDHMMLIQLQLSTVRVPLPGSNQTNGSGTTSLTVGGNNGGGNGPNLSTNHVSPSLQSRRSTVLAARSTASSTAKLQRGSAAARTSSLVSRLASALHAAASCSTSLSTATKTTSSVCSSRATTAFSATNCSSMCQSRLLYHHHRYHNHHHHHHHHHHRHHSRYKPTCTSSCTSPSPSTSSPSSFPFSSSSSTSSSSSSLPSSLASPSSLSSPSGTISSSSTTCSTTTAAAAAAAAAAAAAAAAAATNAATAAATAAAAAAAAAAATAAAVATTTTTTTSSSTISIDHLQQSTSINYTCSESTSSSYDSTTPASKKLCTAHHVHQSTLETSKRNGEDGTDITTQTSPLPSLMDKSAKLALDTRALAEASRNLTQKLKQLSSEVFTSRVDLAEENARHRQGAMIESMHHHGKGVYSGTFSGTINPALQDRHGRPKRDISTIIHILNDLLCATPAATAGHYRHHHRHSNSRQQCPSSSNGAPTSGTGTSVGVGCHDSNTSGHSLEELSKENEATKGKMRRLRLVMEQRRTKRKARREARAAPHAPQWAAMTPDPISNHDASAATASASSNSNTAESQNEPELQPCSPEPVVA; encoded by the exons ATGGAAGGTAGTTCTCAGCCACCGCCGTCGTCATCGGATATAATGATGGGAAAGGAGAACGAGGAAGAATCAAAGATATGTAGAAACGTCGAAAAGTCTGctgctgccgccgccgccgccgccgccgctgcTGCTGCAGCTGCCGCCTTGGTGGTGACCTCCTCTTCTGTCTCGTCCTCCTTCTCGTCCTCCACCTCGtcctccacctcttcttcctcttccgtCTCGTCTTCGTCACTATCCTCCGCCTCTTCTACCTTCtcctcgtcttcgtcttcttgcttctcctcctcttcctcctcctcctcttcctcctcctcatcctcctcttccatATCCTACTGGTCAAATTCACCTGATGCAACGTTACCGAACGAACCGGACTATCGTGGCCGGGCTTCAAATCTAAGATCTAATTCTTCTTCCCCGATCCCAATCACATCTCCGTCCCCGCCAGGGTGTGGCTGCGTCGCGGCCGCAGCCGTCGAACCCGACGAGATCACGATCAGCATCACCCCGACAACTGGTGGACAATTTGATCTTACGGTCGATCGTTCCGAAACTATCGAAAATCTTAAGAAGATCATTTCAAAGAGACTCAAGGTCGCTAAAGAACGCATCTGTTTGTTGCACCTCGAGAG aCAGCTACGCGATGGAACTCTTGAGGAAAATCGTTTGCAAGATGGAAGTAGACTCACATTATTGCCAAGTGTGGAAACAGGATTATTG gCACAACGCCCAGAGCAAAGCGTAATGCAAGCATTGGAGAGTTTAAATGACTCGCAGGTGAACGACTTCTTGTCTGGAAAGGCACCTCTAAATCTGACGATGCGGTTGGGCGATCACATGATGCTGATTCAACTGCAGTTATCGACGGTGAGAGTGCCTTTACCAGGTAGCAATCAAACGAACGGCAGCGGTACTACTAGCTTGACCGTCGGCGGAAACAACGGCGGTGGAAACGGACCGAATCTTTCGACGAATCACGTTTCGCCCTCACTTCAAAGTAGGCGATCAACGGTGTTGGCGGCACGTTCTACAGCGAGTTCTACGGCGAAACTTCAACGAGGAAGCGCAGCAGCCCGTACGTCCTCCCTCGTAAGCCGTTTGGCATCGGCTTTACATGCTGCGGCGAGCTGCAGCACAAGTTTATCGACAGCGACCAAAACGACAAGTTCAGTCTGTTCCAGTCGCGCTACCACTGCGTTTTCGGCTACCAACTGTTCGAGTATGTGCCAGTCTCGACTTctctatcatcatcatcgttaccacaatcatcatcatcatcatcaccaccaccatcaccgccATCATTCGAGGTATAAGCCAACTTGTACCTCGTCCTGTACTTCTCCCTCCCCTTCAAcatcctctccctcttcttttcctttttcctcttcttcttctacctcctcctcctcctcctctctacCATCATCTCTCGCCTCACCCTCATCTCTCTCCTCACCCTCCGGCACCATCTCCTCTTCTTCAACCACCTGCTCCACTACTactgccgccgccgccgccgccgcagCCGCAGCCGCagccgctgctgctgccgctgccACTAATGCTGCCACTGCCGCCGCCACTGCTGCAGCCGccgccgctgctgctgctgctgctactgctgccgCTGTtgctaccactactactactactacctcATCCTCGACCATTTCCATCGACCATTTGCAACAATCTACCTCCATCAATTACACTTGCTCTGAGTCAACCTCCTCGTCGTACGACTCTACGACGCCAGCGAGCAAAAAGCTTTGCACCGCTCATCACGTGCATCAATCGACGCTCGAAACATCGAAGAGAAACGGAGAGGATGGCACGGATATCACGACGCAGACTTCTCCTCTACCCTCCCTCATGGACAAAAGTGCCAAGCTCGCCCTAGACACCCGAGCGTTAGCCGAGGCATCCCGTAATTTGACGCAGAAACTGAAGCAGCTCTCCTCTGAGGTATTCACCTCGCGGGTCGACCTCGCAGAG GAAAATGCGAGACACAGGCAAGGAGCGATGATAGAAAGTATGCATCATCATGGGAAGGGAGTATATTCTGGAACCTTCAGTGGGACCATCAATCCAGCGCTTCAGGATCGACATGGTCGTCCCAAAAGAGATATTAGtactattattcatattttaaatgatttgttATGCGCTACACCTGCCGCTACAGCAGGGCATTATAGGCATCATCATAGGCATTCGAATAGCCGTCAACAATGTCCTTCTTCATCTAATGGAGCACCAACTTCAGGAACTGGAACTTCTGTTGGTGTAGGCTGTCATGATTCAAACACATCAGGACATTCTTTGG AAgaattatcgaaagaaaacgaagctACTAAGGGAAAAATGCGGCGTTTGCGTTTAGTCATGGAACAACGTCGTACTAAAAGAAAAGCTAGACGGGAAGCACGTGCAGCACCGCATGCTCCACAGTGGGCTGCTATGACACCCGATCCTATTTCAAATCATGATGCAAGTGCTGCAACAGCATCTGCTTCGAGCAACTCCAATACGGCTGAATCGCAAAACGAACCGGAACTTCAACCGTGTAGTCCCGAACCAGTTGTTgcttga
- the LOC124952869 gene encoding midnolin-like isoform X3 yields the protein MEGSSQPPPSSSDIMMGKENEEESKICRNVEKSAAAAAAAAAAAAAAAALVVTSSSVSSSFSSSTSSSTSSSSSVSSSSLSSASSTFSSSSSSCFSSSSSSSSSSSSSSSSISYWSNSPDATLPNEPDYRGRASNLRSNSSSPIPITSPSPPGCGCVAAAAVEPDEITISITPTTGGQFDLTVDRSETIENLKKIISKRLKVAKERICLLHLERQLRDGTLEENRLQDGSRLTLLPSVETGLLAQRPEQSVMQALESLNDSQVNDFLSGKAPLNLTMRLGDHMMLIQLQLSTVRVPLPGSNQTNGSGTTSLTVGGNNGGGNGPNLSTNHVSPSLQSRRSTVLAARSTASSTAKLQRGSAAALCSSRATTAFSATNCSSMCQSRLLYHHHRYHNHHHHHHHHHHRHHSRYKPTCTSSCTSPSPSTSSPSSFPFSSSSSTSSSSSSLPSSLASPSSLSSPSGTISSSSTTCSTTTAAAAAAAAAAAAAAAAAATNAATAAATAAAAAAAAAAATAAAVATTTTTTTSSSTISIDHLQQSTSINYTCSESTSSSYDSTTPASKKLCTAHHVHQSTLETSKRNGEDGTDITTQTSPLPSLMDKSAKLALDTRALAEASRNLTQKLKQLSSEVFTSRVDLAEENARHRQGAMIESMHHHGKGVYSGTFSGTINPALQDRHGRPKRDISTIIHILNDLLCATPAATAGHYRHHHRHSNSRQQCPSSSNGAPTSGTGTSVGVGCHDSNTSGHSLEELSKENEATKGKMRRLRLVMEQRRTKRKARREARAAPHAPQWAAMTPDPISNHDASAATASASSNSNTAESQNEPELQPCSPEPVVA from the exons ATGGAAGGTAGTTCTCAGCCACCGCCGTCGTCATCGGATATAATGATGGGAAAGGAGAACGAGGAAGAATCAAAGATATGTAGAAACGTCGAAAAGTCTGctgctgccgccgccgccgccgccgccgctgcTGCTGCAGCTGCCGCCTTGGTGGTGACCTCCTCTTCTGTCTCGTCCTCCTTCTCGTCCTCCACCTCGtcctccacctcttcttcctcttccgtCTCGTCTTCGTCACTATCCTCCGCCTCTTCTACCTTCtcctcgtcttcgtcttcttgcttctcctcctcttcctcctcctcctcttcctcctcctcatcctcctcttccatATCCTACTGGTCAAATTCACCTGATGCAACGTTACCGAACGAACCGGACTATCGTGGCCGGGCTTCAAATCTAAGATCTAATTCTTCTTCCCCGATCCCAATCACATCTCCGTCCCCGCCAGGGTGTGGCTGCGTCGCGGCCGCAGCCGTCGAACCCGACGAGATCACGATCAGCATCACCCCGACAACTGGTGGACAATTTGATCTTACGGTCGATCGTTCCGAAACTATCGAAAATCTTAAGAAGATCATTTCAAAGAGACTCAAGGTCGCTAAAGAACGCATCTGTTTGTTGCACCTCGAGAG aCAGCTACGCGATGGAACTCTTGAGGAAAATCGTTTGCAAGATGGAAGTAGACTCACATTATTGCCAAGTGTGGAAACAGGATTATTG gCACAACGCCCAGAGCAAAGCGTAATGCAAGCATTGGAGAGTTTAAATGACTCGCAGGTGAACGACTTCTTGTCTGGAAAGGCACCTCTAAATCTGACGATGCGGTTGGGCGATCACATGATGCTGATTCAACTGCAGTTATCGACGGTGAGAGTGCCTTTACCAGGTAGCAATCAAACGAACGGCAGCGGTACTACTAGCTTGACCGTCGGCGGAAACAACGGCGGTGGAAACGGACCGAATCTTTCGACGAATCACGTTTCGCCCTCACTTCAAAGTAGGCGATCAACGGTGTTGGCGGCACGTTCTACAGCGAGTTCTACGGCGAAACTTCAACGAGGAAGCGCAGCAGCCC TCTGTTCCAGTCGCGCTACCACTGCGTTTTCGGCTACCAACTGTTCGAGTATGTGCCAGTCTCGACTTctctatcatcatcatcgttaccacaatcatcatcatcatcatcaccaccaccatcaccgccATCATTCGAGGTATAAGCCAACTTGTACCTCGTCCTGTACTTCTCCCTCCCCTTCAAcatcctctccctcttcttttcctttttcctcttcttcttctacctcctcctcctcctcctctctacCATCATCTCTCGCCTCACCCTCATCTCTCTCCTCACCCTCCGGCACCATCTCCTCTTCTTCAACCACCTGCTCCACTACTactgccgccgccgccgccgccgcagCCGCAGCCGCagccgctgctgctgccgctgccACTAATGCTGCCACTGCCGCCGCCACTGCTGCAGCCGccgccgctgctgctgctgctgctactgctgccgCTGTtgctaccactactactactactacctcATCCTCGACCATTTCCATCGACCATTTGCAACAATCTACCTCCATCAATTACACTTGCTCTGAGTCAACCTCCTCGTCGTACGACTCTACGACGCCAGCGAGCAAAAAGCTTTGCACCGCTCATCACGTGCATCAATCGACGCTCGAAACATCGAAGAGAAACGGAGAGGATGGCACGGATATCACGACGCAGACTTCTCCTCTACCCTCCCTCATGGACAAAAGTGCCAAGCTCGCCCTAGACACCCGAGCGTTAGCCGAGGCATCCCGTAATTTGACGCAGAAACTGAAGCAGCTCTCCTCTGAGGTATTCACCTCGCGGGTCGACCTCGCAGAG GAAAATGCGAGACACAGGCAAGGAGCGATGATAGAAAGTATGCATCATCATGGGAAGGGAGTATATTCTGGAACCTTCAGTGGGACCATCAATCCAGCGCTTCAGGATCGACATGGTCGTCCCAAAAGAGATATTAGtactattattcatattttaaatgatttgttATGCGCTACACCTGCCGCTACAGCAGGGCATTATAGGCATCATCATAGGCATTCGAATAGCCGTCAACAATGTCCTTCTTCATCTAATGGAGCACCAACTTCAGGAACTGGAACTTCTGTTGGTGTAGGCTGTCATGATTCAAACACATCAGGACATTCTTTGG AAgaattatcgaaagaaaacgaagctACTAAGGGAAAAATGCGGCGTTTGCGTTTAGTCATGGAACAACGTCGTACTAAAAGAAAAGCTAGACGGGAAGCACGTGCAGCACCGCATGCTCCACAGTGGGCTGCTATGACACCCGATCCTATTTCAAATCATGATGCAAGTGCTGCAACAGCATCTGCTTCGAGCAACTCCAATACGGCTGAATCGCAAAACGAACCGGAACTTCAACCGTGTAGTCCCGAACCAGTTGTTgcttga